One stretch of Candidatus Cetobacterium colombiensis DNA includes these proteins:
- the groL gene encoding chaperonin GroEL (60 kDa chaperone family; promotes refolding of misfolded polypeptides especially under stressful conditions; forms two stacked rings of heptamers to form a barrel-shaped 14mer; ends can be capped by GroES; misfolded proteins enter the barrel where they are refolded when GroES binds), which translates to MAKILSFNTEARKKLENGVNLIADAIKVTLGPRGRNVVLEKEFGLPLITNDGVSIAKEIELEDKFENMGAQLIKEVASKSNDIAGDGTTTATVLAQAIVKEGLKEVNNGHNPMFIKKGIEKATKEVVKNLQNMAKKIETKEEISQVGEISSGDKEIGNLIAEAFDYVGENGVITVEEGNILDTKLKIIEGMSLERGYLSPHMVTNQEKMEINLENPYILITDKKINNIKELLYILEEVSKNNLSLLIIAEDIESETLATLIVNKLKGKLNIAVIKAPSFGENRSNLLEDISCAVGTELISNEKIMKLEDIKIENLGRATHIKITKDRTLILGGKSKEIDIQNRIEFLKKQIKSSSSEYDIEKLKERIAKLSKGIAVIKVGAATEIEMKEKKLRIEDALNATQAAIEEGIVPGGGVALIEISKKIENLKLEGEEGIGFEIIKKAILSPLKQIIENSGLNGETIIEKIKSLPEGIGFDASKEEYVNMIEKGIIDPVKVTRTAIQNASSVASLILTTEVLIVNK; encoded by the coding sequence ATGGCAAAAATATTGAGTTTTAATACAGAAGCTAGAAAAAAACTAGAAAATGGTGTTAATCTAATAGCAGACGCTATAAAAGTTACACTGGGTCCTCGCGGAAGAAATGTAGTTTTAGAAAAAGAATTTGGATTACCATTAATAACAAATGATGGGGTCTCAATAGCAAAGGAAATAGAATTAGAAGATAAGTTTGAAAATATGGGAGCTCAATTAATTAAGGAAGTTGCGAGTAAATCAAATGATATAGCTGGTGATGGAACAACCACAGCTACAGTTTTAGCTCAAGCTATTGTTAAAGAAGGGTTAAAAGAAGTGAATAATGGACATAATCCAATGTTTATAAAAAAAGGTATAGAAAAAGCAACTAAGGAAGTTGTTAAAAACTTACAAAATATGGCAAAAAAAATAGAAACAAAGGAAGAGATTAGTCAAGTTGGAGAAATATCATCTGGAGATAAGGAGATTGGAAACTTGATTGCAGAAGCATTTGACTATGTAGGTGAAAATGGAGTTATAACAGTAGAAGAAGGTAATATATTAGACACCAAATTAAAAATAATAGAAGGAATGAGTTTAGAGAGAGGGTATCTATCTCCTCATATGGTTACAAATCAAGAGAAAATGGAAATTAACTTAGAAAATCCTTATATTCTTATAACTGATAAAAAAATTAATAATATAAAAGAATTACTTTACATTTTGGAAGAAGTTTCAAAAAATAACTTATCACTTTTAATAATAGCAGAAGATATAGAATCAGAGACATTAGCAACACTTATTGTTAATAAACTTAAGGGTAAATTAAATATTGCAGTAATAAAAGCTCCATCTTTTGGTGAAAATAGAAGTAACCTACTAGAAGATATTTCTTGTGCAGTTGGAACAGAATTAATTTCGAACGAAAAAATAATGAAATTAGAAGATATAAAGATTGAAAACTTAGGAAGAGCGACGCATATAAAAATAACAAAAGATAGAACTTTAATTTTGGGAGGAAAATCTAAAGAAATAGATATTCAAAATAGGATAGAGTTTCTTAAAAAACAAATAAAAAGCTCTTCATCAGAATATGATATAGAAAAATTAAAAGAAAGAATAGCAAAACTTTCAAAAGGTATTGCAGTTATAAAAGTTGGAGCTGCGACTGAAATTGAAATGAAAGAAAAGAAATTAAGAATAGAAGATGCTTTGAATGCAACACAAGCTGCAATAGAAGAAGGGATTGTTCCAGGTGGAGGAGTTGCACTGATTGAGATTAGTAAAAAAATAGAAAATTTAAAATTAGAGGGCGAGGAAGGGATCGGATTTGAGATTATTAAAAAAGCTATATTATCTCCACTAAAACAAATTATAGAAAATTCTGGATTAAATGGAGAAACTATAATTGAAAAAATTAAATCTCTACCCGAAGGAATTGGTTTTGATGCTTCAAAAGAAGAATATGTTAATATGATAGAAAAAGGTATTATTGATCCTGTAAAAGTAACACGAACTGCGATACAAAATGCCTCTTCAGTTGCTTCTTTAATTCTTACAACAGAAGTATTAATTGTAAATAAATAA
- a CDS encoding dihydroxy-acid dehydratase domain-containing protein translates to METKTFNKIFSGDEGALKRALYKSMGFTDSQLKKPLIGIANSFTSGTPGHYNLNEISKKVKEGIIAAGGTPIEFGTIAPCDGIAEGHIGMKYILPAREIIASSIEIMGRAHNFDGIVLLGSCDKIVPAMLIGAARLKIPAVFVNGGPMYPAYYNNKDWDGNIITEAIGWKKQRLITEEEFKNIEEIAEPCIGSCSMMGTANTMCCLGEVLGLSIPGSAMIPAVEAKRFRIAVESGEAIVELIKNKIKFEDILTKDSFDNALKFLLAMGGSTNAILHLQSIYKEYFDENLTLEYISEISKSIPTIASIYPASEYDVIDFYRDGGVLSILKELESNLNLNCKNILNKTLKNILEGLGSFFPKKVTFSSSKSIESRDI, encoded by the coding sequence ATGGAAACAAAAACATTTAATAAGATATTTTCAGGAGATGAAGGGGCATTAAAAAGAGCTTTGTATAAGTCTATGGGATTTACAGATAGTCAATTAAAAAAACCCTTGATAGGTATAGCAAATTCATTCACTAGTGGTACACCAGGACATTATAATCTAAATGAAATTTCAAAAAAAGTAAAAGAGGGAATTATAGCAGCCGGAGGAACTCCTATAGAATTTGGAACAATCGCCCCATGCGATGGAATTGCTGAAGGTCATATTGGAATGAAATATATACTTCCTGCAAGAGAAATAATAGCTTCTTCAATAGAAATAATGGGAAGAGCTCATAATTTTGATGGAATTGTATTGCTAGGATCCTGTGATAAAATAGTTCCTGCGATGTTGATAGGAGCTGCAAGGTTGAAAATACCTGCTGTTTTTGTAAATGGTGGACCAATGTACCCAGCATATTATAATAATAAAGATTGGGATGGTAATATTATTACAGAAGCGATAGGTTGGAAAAAACAAAGATTAATTACAGAAGAAGAATTTAAAAATATAGAAGAAATAGCTGAACCATGTATTGGATCATGCTCAATGATGGGAACTGCAAATACCATGTGTTGTTTAGGAGAAGTTTTAGGATTAAGTATACCAGGCAGTGCTATGATTCCAGCTGTTGAAGCAAAACGATTTAGAATAGCAGTTGAATCTGGAGAAGCAATTGTAGAATTAATAAAAAATAAAATAAAATTTGAAGATATATTAACAAAAGATTCCTTTGATAATGCTCTTAAGTTTTTATTAGCTATGGGAGGGTCTACTAATGCGATATTACATTTACAAAGTATTTATAAAGAATATTTTGATGAAAATTTAACTTTAGAATATATATCTGAGATTTCAAAATCAATCCCAACAATTGCTTCTATATATCCTGCTTCAGAATATGATGTTATAGATTTTTATCGAGATGGTGGAGTTTTGTCAATTTTAAAAGAATTAGAAAGTAATTTGAATTTAAACTGTAAAAATATACTCAATAAAACACTAAAGAATATTCTTGAAGGCCTCGGTTCGTTTTTTCCGAAAAAAGTCACTTTTTCTTCATCTAAGTCAATAGAATCAAGGGATATTTAA
- a CDS encoding RraA family protein produces MEWDNEKELLELIRKELYTSVVGDICDEIDYHNQFLSQDIRPIETHKRVPVMVGRAMPVVEVNVFEEPKEGLPFGKMLEALDNLKENEIYICAGAAKNYATIGELMCTAMIARGAVGAISDSFIRDVEGIKELNFPVYSTGFYAQDQRGRGMVIDYRVPVQINGVKINPGDLIIADIDGVLVVPKEKELEIITKSLEKARGEKIVQLKIKEGMLASEAFKKFGIM; encoded by the coding sequence ATGGAATGGGATAACGAAAAAGAGTTATTAGAGCTTATAAGAAAAGAGTTATATACATCTGTAGTTGGAGATATATGTGATGAAATAGATTATCATAATCAATTTCTATCTCAAGATATAAGACCTATAGAAACCCATAAAAGAGTTCCGGTAATGGTTGGAAGAGCTATGCCTGTTGTTGAAGTAAATGTTTTTGAAGAACCAAAAGAAGGGTTACCTTTTGGTAAAATGTTAGAAGCGTTAGATAACTTAAAAGAAAATGAAATTTATATTTGTGCAGGAGCAGCTAAAAATTATGCAACAATAGGAGAGTTAATGTGTACTGCTATGATTGCTAGAGGAGCAGTTGGAGCTATTAGTGATAGTTTTATAAGGGATGTAGAAGGAATTAAAGAATTAAATTTTCCGGTTTATTCTACTGGATTTTATGCTCAAGATCAAAGAGGGAGAGGAATGGTTATAGATTATAGAGTTCCAGTACAAATAAATGGAGTGAAGATAAATCCAGGAGATTTAATAATTGCAGATATAGATGGAGTTCTAGTTGTACCTAAAGAAAAGGAATTAGAAATAATAACCAAATCTTTGGAAAAAGCAAGAGGAGAAAAAATTGTTCAATTAAAAATAAAAGAAGGAATGTTGGCCTCAGAGGCATTTAAAAAATTTGGAATTATGTAG
- the dgoD gene encoding galactonate dehydratase produces MKIKSYELFEVPPRWLFLKLETDNGIVGWGEPVLEGRASTVKAAVKELIENYLIGKNPLDIEDHWNVMYRGGFYRGGGIMMSALAGIDQALWDIKGKYLNQPVYELMGGKCRDKMKVYSWIGGDRPNDVAMAAKEKKDQGFQAIKMNATEELQFIDSYEKVDQVLERVDAIRKATGKYFGIAVDFHGRVHKPMAKLLAKKLEPYDLMFIEEPVLCENKESFRDIANSCSIPLATGERLFSRWDFKEILNSGYIDIIQPDLSHAGGITEVKKIAAMAEAYDVALAPHCPLGPIALASCLHVDATSYNAVIQEQSMGIHYNQGKDVLDYLINKEVFEFKEGMVDILTGPGLGVDINEELVRELSKQEHNWKNPIWRHKDGSFAEW; encoded by the coding sequence ATGAAAATTAAAAGTTATGAATTATTTGAAGTACCCCCAAGATGGCTTTTTTTAAAATTAGAAACTGATAATGGGATAGTGGGATGGGGAGAACCTGTTCTTGAAGGAAGAGCCTCTACCGTAAAAGCTGCAGTAAAAGAATTAATTGAAAATTATTTAATAGGAAAAAACCCTTTAGATATTGAGGATCATTGGAATGTAATGTATAGAGGTGGCTTTTATAGAGGTGGCGGAATTATGATGAGCGCCCTTGCAGGAATTGACCAAGCTTTATGGGATATAAAAGGAAAATATTTGAATCAACCTGTATATGAATTAATGGGTGGAAAATGTCGGGATAAAATGAAAGTATACTCTTGGATTGGTGGAGATCGACCAAATGATGTAGCAATGGCAGCAAAAGAAAAAAAAGATCAAGGATTTCAAGCGATTAAAATGAATGCTACAGAAGAGTTACAGTTTATAGATAGCTATGAAAAGGTAGATCAAGTTTTAGAACGAGTTGATGCTATAAGAAAAGCAACGGGAAAATATTTTGGAATTGCTGTTGATTTTCATGGAAGAGTACATAAGCCTATGGCAAAATTATTAGCTAAAAAATTAGAGCCATACGATTTGATGTTTATAGAAGAACCTGTGCTTTGCGAAAATAAAGAATCATTTAGAGATATTGCGAATTCTTGTTCAATTCCTTTAGCAACAGGAGAAAGATTATTTTCTAGATGGGATTTTAAAGAGATATTAAATAGTGGTTATATTGATATAATTCAACCAGATTTATCACATGCTGGTGGAATAACAGAAGTAAAAAAAATAGCAGCAATGGCAGAAGCATACGATGTAGCACTAGCTCCTCATTGTCCATTGGGACCAATAGCATTAGCATCATGTTTACATGTTGATGCGACGAGTTATAATGCAGTTATCCAAGAACAAAGTATGGGAATTCATTATAATCAGGGAAAAGATGTTTTAGATTATTTGATAAATAAAGAAGTTTTTGAATTTAAAGAAGGAATGGTCGATATTTTAACTGGTCCCGGATTAGGAGTAGATATAAACGAAGAATTAGTAAGAGAGTTGTCTAAACAAGAACACAATTGGAAAAATCCTATTTGGCGTCATAAGGATGGTTCATTTGCAGAATGGTAA